The following proteins come from a genomic window of Natronosalvus vescus:
- a CDS encoding TAXI family TRAP transporter solute-binding subunit, whose product MVQRIKRRRFIAATGVAGLAGIAGCIGDDVDDDGNGNGNGNGNGDDDTDDTDDNGNGNGNGNGDEEDIGDADPDEGGEVLSWHAGGTGGTYYPLSGEMKSIVEEHTPHGLQVQSTGASVENVGSLGREEAEFALIQNDIAYFAYNGTGIEDFEDEPIENLRGVATLYPETIHIITQADSGIESVEDLEGATINTGDLGSGTQVNALQILESAGIDDFDEQNTDFASATDQIRDGDIDAAVIVGGWPVGSVEELASSEDIALVSVDGDVRDQVQEDAEWMAEDTIPGGTYDGVDDDVETVSVQAMIATHDGVDEEIVEEVTTAIFDNTDDFSIKADFISADTAQDGMPIDLHPGAEAYFG is encoded by the coding sequence ATGGTGCAACGTATCAAACGCCGCCGCTTCATTGCGGCAACTGGGGTTGCTGGACTCGCCGGCATCGCCGGTTGTATTGGTGACGATGTCGACGATGACGGTAACGGCAACGGTAATGGCAACGGTAATGGCGACGACGACACCGACGACACCGACGACAACGGTAACGGGAACGGTAACGGAAACGGCGACGAGGAGGACATCGGTGACGCCGATCCAGACGAGGGCGGCGAAGTCCTCTCCTGGCACGCGGGCGGTACCGGCGGCACGTACTACCCGCTGTCGGGTGAGATGAAATCCATCGTCGAGGAGCACACGCCACACGGCCTCCAGGTGCAGTCGACCGGTGCCAGCGTCGAGAACGTCGGCAGTCTTGGTCGCGAGGAAGCCGAGTTCGCGCTGATCCAGAACGACATCGCCTACTTCGCCTACAACGGCACTGGCATCGAGGACTTCGAGGATGAGCCGATCGAGAACCTTCGCGGGGTCGCGACGCTGTACCCCGAGACGATCCACATCATCACCCAGGCGGATTCGGGGATCGAATCCGTCGAGGATCTCGAGGGCGCCACGATCAACACTGGCGACCTCGGCAGCGGGACGCAGGTCAACGCGCTGCAGATCCTCGAGTCCGCGGGTATCGATGACTTCGACGAGCAGAACACCGACTTCGCGTCGGCCACCGACCAGATCCGCGACGGCGACATCGACGCCGCGGTCATCGTCGGCGGGTGGCCCGTCGGCTCGGTCGAGGAACTCGCCTCCTCGGAGGACATCGCGCTGGTCTCCGTCGACGGCGACGTCCGGGATCAGGTGCAAGAAGACGCCGAGTGGATGGCCGAAGACACGATCCCCGGCGGCACCTACGACGGCGTCGACGACGACGTCGAGACCGTCTCGGTGCAGGCGATGATCGCCACTCACGACGGCGTCGACGAGGAAATCGTCGAGGAGGTCACCACGGCCATCTTCGACAACACCGACGACTTCAGCATCAAAGCTGACTTCATCAGCGCCGACACCGCCCAGGACGGAATGCCGATCGACCTCCACCCGGGTGCCGAGGCCTACTTCGGGTAA
- a CDS encoding 23S rRNA (uridine(2552)-2'-O)-methyltransferase, whose translation MTRKDDYYNRAKQQGYRSRAAYKLKQLDDLENLISGGDTVVDLGAAPGGWLQVAAEKVGPRGRVIGVDLQRIKDLEDSDLADRTETLRGDMTQEKTLQRVLDAAGGPVDCVVSDMAPNMSGEYSLDQARSLHLARMAYETALELLDTGGNLAVKVFEGSDVDALREEMSEEFQYVRATSPDASRKSSSEIYLLAKGRLTAPVDVGDELEVEIIDVGSEGDGIASVDGYRLFVNGAEEGDTVTVRVEDVKPNFGFATQLE comes from the coding sequence ATGACGCGAAAGGACGACTACTACAACCGAGCCAAGCAACAGGGCTACCGTTCGCGGGCGGCCTACAAACTCAAACAGCTCGACGACCTCGAGAACCTCATCTCCGGTGGCGACACCGTCGTCGACCTCGGGGCGGCCCCCGGCGGCTGGCTCCAGGTTGCCGCCGAGAAGGTCGGCCCCCGGGGCCGCGTGATCGGCGTCGACCTCCAGCGGATCAAGGATCTCGAGGATTCCGACCTCGCCGACCGAACCGAAACCCTCCGGGGCGACATGACCCAGGAGAAGACTCTACAGCGCGTACTCGACGCCGCAGGCGGCCCAGTCGACTGCGTCGTCTCCGACATGGCTCCTAACATGTCCGGGGAGTACTCCCTCGATCAGGCCCGGTCGCTGCACCTCGCCCGGATGGCCTACGAGACCGCCCTCGAGTTGCTCGACACGGGCGGCAATCTGGCCGTGAAGGTGTTCGAAGGCTCCGACGTCGACGCCCTCCGCGAGGAGATGAGCGAGGAGTTCCAGTACGTTCGGGCGACGAGCCCCGACGCCTCCCGGAAGTCCTCCTCCGAGATCTACCTGCTCGCGAAAGGCCGGCTGACGGCACCCGTCGACGTCGGCGACGAACTCGAGGTCGAGATTATCGACGTCGGCTCCGAAGGCGACGGCATCGCCTCCGTCGACGGCTACCGTTTGTTCGTGAATGGGGCTGAAGAAGGAGACACCGTCACCGTTCGCGTCGAGGACGTGAAGCCGAATTTCGGCTTTGCAACACAGCTCGAGTAA
- a CDS encoding IMPACT family protein, giving the protein MTDTYRTVDEAATARFVVQGSEFIGHVRPVEDVEAAETFVEAIETEFDDATHNVPAYRVRTGADGGMLREYSSDDGEPTGSAGKPALNVLTQRDLENVVVVVTRYYGGTNLGVGGLVRAYSRAVKDAVDTAGVVEERPHERLEITVEYDDSGTVRGILESEGLEFEADYTESVHFDVRVPVAEAAHIRDRIRSATSDRAVLE; this is encoded by the coding sequence ATGACCGACACCTACCGAACGGTTGACGAGGCCGCCACCGCGCGGTTTGTCGTCCAGGGCTCGGAGTTCATCGGCCACGTTCGCCCGGTCGAAGACGTCGAGGCGGCCGAAACCTTCGTCGAGGCGATCGAAACGGAGTTCGACGACGCGACGCACAACGTTCCCGCCTACCGTGTGCGCACCGGGGCCGACGGCGGGATGCTCCGGGAGTACTCGAGCGACGACGGCGAACCCACCGGTTCGGCGGGCAAACCCGCGCTCAACGTCCTCACCCAGCGCGACCTCGAGAACGTCGTCGTCGTCGTCACTCGCTACTACGGCGGAACGAACCTCGGGGTGGGTGGTCTCGTTCGCGCCTACTCCCGAGCGGTCAAAGACGCCGTCGACACCGCGGGGGTGGTCGAAGAGCGCCCCCACGAACGCCTCGAGATTACCGTCGAGTACGACGATTCGGGCACCGTGCGGGGGATCCTCGAGAGCGAGGGGCTCGAGTTCGAGGCCGACTACACCGAATCTGTGCATTTCGACGTCCGGGTACCGGTGGCCGAGGCCGCTCACATACGGGATCGGATCCGGAGCGCGACGAGCGATCGGGCCGTTCTCGAGTAG
- a CDS encoding ornithine cyclodeaminase family protein, producing MQTLLLDSDDVDENALMADVISAVEDAFAAYERGDAQMPAKSYIDLPRYNGDFRSMPAYMDAGDWDAAGLKWVNVHPDNPRDHDLPTVMGTMIYSDPETAFPLAVMDGTELTMKRTGAAAAVATDYLAVEDATSLGIVGAGVQSYTQLDAIAAIRPIEEVVVSDLDDARVERFIDTYGDAFDVRAGSISEAGHCDVLSTVTPVEEPIVSLEDVAEHTHINAMGADAEGKHELADELLLAARIVIDDHKQCTHSGEINVPYHAGTLTDDDIYGEIGQLVEGGKTGRDADTGVTVFDSTGLAIQDVAAAHVVYEQAASEEKGSPFDLVGVHE from the coding sequence ATGCAAACGCTCCTGCTGGACAGCGATGACGTCGACGAGAACGCCCTGATGGCCGACGTCATCAGCGCCGTCGAGGACGCTTTCGCCGCCTACGAACGCGGCGACGCACAGATGCCGGCGAAGTCCTACATCGATCTCCCTCGGTACAACGGCGACTTTCGCTCGATGCCAGCGTACATGGACGCCGGCGACTGGGACGCGGCGGGACTGAAGTGGGTGAACGTCCACCCCGACAACCCGCGAGACCACGACCTCCCGACCGTGATGGGGACGATGATCTACTCCGACCCCGAGACGGCGTTCCCGCTGGCGGTGATGGACGGAACCGAGCTCACGATGAAACGCACTGGCGCAGCCGCGGCCGTCGCGACCGACTACCTGGCCGTCGAGGACGCCACCAGCCTGGGGATCGTCGGTGCCGGTGTGCAGTCGTACACCCAGCTCGACGCCATCGCCGCGATCCGCCCCATCGAGGAGGTCGTCGTCTCGGATCTCGACGACGCCCGCGTCGAGCGATTCATCGACACCTACGGCGACGCGTTCGACGTTCGTGCCGGATCGATCAGCGAAGCCGGCCACTGTGACGTCCTCTCCACCGTCACGCCCGTCGAGGAGCCGATCGTCTCCCTCGAGGACGTCGCCGAGCACACCCACATCAATGCGATGGGGGCCGACGCCGAGGGGAAACACGAACTGGCCGACGAACTGCTGCTGGCGGCCCGGATCGTCATCGACGACCACAAACAGTGCACCCACTCCGGCGAAATCAACGTCCCCTACCACGCCGGAACGCTCACCGACGACGACATCTACGGTGAGATCGGCCAGCTCGTCGAGGGCGGGAAGACCGGCCGCGACGCCGACACCGGCGTGACGGTCTTCGACTCGACCGGCCTCGCCATCCAGGACGTCGCCGCCGCTCACGTCGTCTACGAGCAGGCCGCGAGCGAGGAGAAGGGGTCGCCGTTCGACCTCGTCGGCGTCCACGAGTAG
- a CDS encoding TRAP transporter permease: protein MSVDTGGTDELSEAEQEQILQEVERRRTLTGVAAIVVAFIGIAFSAFQMWIAARSFTFELTLPLYGTLRLGSLQLLQVNAIHVTFALVIAFLLFPASRGDGFLARRLGRIEPAVRGRFGDGHPLTRGVRRLAGFVRWAVVDPNMNRVTPIDVVMIVLALLPAHYIVTQYDEIRTIAVHRFDGTQAIHEVLTFQGVQFLEPLVMGIAWLGIPLDEVSYAFWLGVLGLLLVLEATRRALGILLMSLVGMFIVYARWGHVIPRDSPLGALAIQPENWANIVYNLWYTVEAGVFSTPVTVSVRFIYIFILFGAFLEMSGAGKWFIDLAYSMTGTRKGGPAKASVVSSGFMGMLSGSSIANTVTTGAFTIPLMKRSGYSPEFSGAVESSSSSGGQMLPPVMGAAAFLIVEFTGTPYADVIIAATLPAIAFFFGMWVMVHFEAVRGGIGGLPRAELPDARLLVRTGWFYLVPIVLLLYFLVIARFSINRAGWFTIVSVIALIAFVAAYSERSRVPLIGTIVVLALAQAASYAAVGGGLVDGIQVALGLETAGAGLGLEDAAFVAASDLGLIVTLVSVAFLLARPREDASLLELDDAVDDTATEVASRIGRPTLSRNRAYRFGTFVLKSMDSGARTATTVVIAVAAAGVIPGVISVSGLGPNLAALIDAVSGGSMLVLLVLTGIGSIIFGMGMPTTAMYIILIAMLGGPIEAAGIAILAAHLYVLYFGLMADVTPPVAVAAFAGAGVAKADEFATAIIAFLLSLNKVLVPFAFVFSPGIMFLREGEEEWYVIGWADVADLGFFVPEVVIPVTGMFLGVYALGVTIIGYQYASVRPLNRALYAVASILLMVPEIPLLIAEGIFTLAGIPSDLLIFSITGTLRAIGLVMLVVLSNQNRSRGVDAEEAGADGPAVAGGDS from the coding sequence ATGAGCGTAGACACTGGGGGCACGGACGAGTTATCGGAGGCCGAACAGGAGCAGATCCTACAGGAGGTCGAGCGACGGCGAACGCTCACCGGCGTGGCAGCCATCGTCGTCGCGTTCATCGGCATCGCCTTCTCGGCGTTCCAGATGTGGATCGCCGCTCGCAGCTTCACGTTCGAACTGACGCTCCCGCTGTACGGCACGCTCCGCCTTGGCTCGTTGCAGTTGCTGCAGGTCAACGCGATTCACGTCACGTTCGCGCTCGTGATCGCCTTCTTGCTGTTTCCGGCCAGTCGCGGGGACGGCTTTCTCGCCCGCCGCCTGGGTCGGATCGAACCCGCCGTCCGTGGACGGTTCGGCGACGGGCATCCGTTGACGCGAGGCGTGCGACGCCTCGCCGGGTTCGTTCGGTGGGCCGTCGTCGACCCCAACATGAACCGGGTGACGCCGATCGACGTCGTGATGATCGTCCTCGCGCTGTTGCCGGCCCACTACATCGTCACCCAGTACGACGAAATCCGAACGATTGCCGTTCATCGGTTCGACGGTACCCAGGCGATCCACGAGGTGCTCACGTTCCAGGGTGTCCAATTCCTCGAGCCCCTCGTGATGGGAATCGCCTGGCTCGGCATCCCGCTCGACGAGGTTTCATACGCGTTCTGGCTCGGCGTCCTCGGCCTTTTGCTCGTTCTCGAGGCCACCCGGCGCGCACTCGGCATCCTCCTCATGAGCCTGGTCGGGATGTTCATCGTCTACGCCCGCTGGGGCCACGTCATCCCGCGTGACTCCCCCCTCGGCGCGCTGGCGATCCAGCCCGAGAACTGGGCGAACATCGTCTACAACCTCTGGTACACCGTCGAAGCTGGCGTGTTCAGTACGCCGGTGACGGTGAGCGTCCGGTTCATCTACATCTTCATCCTCTTCGGCGCGTTCCTCGAGATGAGCGGGGCCGGCAAGTGGTTCATCGATCTGGCCTACTCGATGACCGGTACCCGGAAGGGCGGCCCCGCGAAGGCCAGTGTCGTCTCTAGCGGGTTCATGGGGATGCTCTCGGGGTCGTCGATCGCCAACACGGTGACGACGGGTGCGTTCACGATTCCGCTGATGAAGCGGTCGGGGTACTCACCCGAGTTCTCCGGGGCCGTCGAGTCCTCCTCTTCATCCGGGGGACAGATGCTTCCGCCCGTGATGGGTGCCGCCGCGTTCTTGATCGTCGAATTCACGGGCACCCCGTACGCGGACGTGATCATCGCCGCGACCCTGCCAGCCATCGCCTTCTTCTTCGGGATGTGGGTGATGGTACACTTCGAGGCCGTTCGCGGCGGCATCGGTGGGCTTCCGCGGGCCGAGTTGCCCGACGCCAGGCTCCTCGTTCGTACCGGCTGGTTCTACCTGGTGCCGATCGTCCTCCTGCTGTACTTCCTCGTGATCGCCCGGTTCTCGATCAACCGCGCCGGCTGGTTCACCATCGTCTCCGTGATCGCGCTCATCGCGTTCGTCGCGGCCTACAGCGAGCGTTCTCGAGTTCCGTTGATCGGAACGATCGTCGTCCTCGCGCTCGCCCAGGCCGCAAGCTACGCCGCCGTCGGTGGCGGTCTCGTCGACGGGATCCAGGTCGCTCTGGGCCTCGAGACTGCGGGCGCTGGTCTGGGCCTCGAGGATGCTGCGTTCGTCGCCGCCAGCGATCTCGGCCTGATCGTCACGCTCGTCAGCGTCGCGTTCTTGCTGGCCCGCCCACGAGAGGATGCGTCGTTGCTCGAGCTCGACGACGCCGTCGACGACACGGCGACCGAGGTCGCTTCACGGATCGGTCGGCCGACGCTCTCGCGAAACCGTGCGTATCGCTTCGGCACGTTCGTGCTGAAGTCGATGGATTCGGGAGCACGGACGGCGACGACGGTCGTGATCGCGGTCGCGGCGGCGGGCGTCATCCCCGGCGTGATCAGCGTTTCCGGGCTGGGGCCGAACCTCGCGGCGCTCATCGACGCCGTCAGCGGGGGCTCGATGTTGGTCTTGCTCGTCCTGACCGGCATCGGCTCGATCATCTTCGGAATGGGGATGCCGACGACGGCGATGTACATCATCCTGATCGCGATGCTCGGTGGGCCCATCGAAGCCGCCGGGATCGCCATCCTCGCGGCCCACCTCTACGTGCTCTACTTCGGGCTGATGGCGGACGTGACCCCGCCGGTCGCCGTCGCCGCCTTCGCCGGGGCCGGGGTCGCCAAAGCCGATGAATTCGCGACGGCGATCATCGCCTTCCTGCTCTCGCTGAACAAAGTGCTGGTGCCGTTCGCGTTCGTCTTCTCGCCGGGGATCATGTTCCTCCGCGAGGGCGAAGAAGAGTGGTACGTCATCGGCTGGGCTGACGTCGCCGACCTCGGCTTCTTCGTCCCCGAAGTCGTGATCCCCGTGACCGGGATGTTCCTCGGGGTGTACGCCCTCGGGGTGACGATCATCGGCTACCAGTACGCCAGCGTCAGGCCGCTCAATCGCGCGCTCTACGCCGTCGCCTCCATCCTGTTGATGGTACCCGAGATTCCGCTCCTGATCGCCGAAGGGATCTTCACCCTCGCCGGTATCCCCTCGGATCTGCTCATCTTCTCGATCACCGGCACCCTCCGGGCGATCGGTCTCGTGATGCTGGTCGTCCTCTCCAACCAAAACCGGTCGCGCGGCGTTGACGCCGAAGAGGCCGGTGCTGACGGCCCGGCAGTGGCTGGGGGCGACAGCTGA
- a CDS encoding UPF0175 family protein, giving the protein MKTVTTRIPEDDEEALAELEEEMSADRSEVLRRLIRQGLSDWRTERALDQLRDHRITLRKAAELADVSYLEMVTLASDEGIDVGYTTDDLERDLDRI; this is encoded by the coding sequence ATGAAAACCGTCACTACGCGCATCCCGGAAGACGACGAGGAGGCGCTCGCCGAACTCGAGGAGGAGATGAGCGCCGACCGATCCGAGGTGCTTCGCCGTCTGATCCGACAGGGGCTCTCGGACTGGCGCACGGAGCGAGCCCTCGACCAGCTCCGCGATCACCGTATCACGCTGCGGAAGGCAGCGGAACTGGCGGACGTCTCGTACCTCGAGATGGTGACCCTCGCTTCCGACGAGGGAATCGACGTCGGGTACACGACGGACGACCTCGAACGCGACCTCGATCGCATCTAA
- a CDS encoding alpha/beta hydrolase family protein yields MHTVDPADVHEITQVSDPQIAPDGERVAFVRKRPTDDESYEATVYVVPIGGDEPRQFTVSEGVDSQPRWSPCGSYLAFVSTRGADDDRPQLWILPTDGGEGRQVTSVVGGISQLEWSPDGSRLLFSQSSTVEDREEGRDFAVDPEYEPEAPDPRVIDRLVYRAAQRYMDGRRSHVYTLDVATALENGVVTEGDNEAMERLTDGDTDYVAPTWGDDDTIYYATKRGEEPDDSIEFEILAHDLPSGDVESVVETRGWIASLEGTTDGRIAYPWTPEEGFTLRQTELKVFDRQDDSERTVTADLDRTIGFGGYEWDPDEETLYFGTPDEGTVALWSVPGDASEEPRRVLGDATLEGFSVGEHAVAFVQSEWDHPGDVFVSTRGGNEATRLTRVNADYLEDRAVAQPEELWYESEQGPVQGWLLMPPEFGGEAPRASESSSGQRPGDPEETYPLVVEIHGGPHSQWTTSGTMWHEFQSLAAAGYAVFWSNPRGSVGYGEEYAAAIERDWGDVTLTDILAGVDLVCEREYIDADEQYVTGGSFGGFMTAWTVGQTDRFGAAVSQRGVYDFTSFYGSTDAFKLVEGDYGVTPWEDPDFLWEQSPVAHVPNVTTPTLLIHSDQDYRTPANTAELFYLGLKKHGVDTRMVRYPREGHELSRSGEPGHMVDRIERIVRWFDGYSTYTEASPALERDPNEGLTAGSDENGEEEDDADGDDDSQAD; encoded by the coding sequence ATGCACACGGTCGATCCCGCTGACGTTCACGAGATCACACAGGTTTCCGATCCTCAGATCGCCCCTGATGGCGAACGAGTCGCGTTCGTCAGGAAACGTCCCACGGACGACGAGTCCTACGAGGCGACGGTGTACGTGGTTCCTATCGGCGGCGACGAGCCGAGACAGTTCACCGTGAGCGAGGGCGTCGACAGCCAGCCCCGATGGAGTCCCTGTGGCTCGTACCTGGCGTTCGTCAGCACCCGCGGTGCCGACGACGACCGACCACAGCTCTGGATCCTCCCGACCGACGGCGGCGAGGGTCGACAGGTCACGAGCGTCGTCGGTGGCATCTCCCAACTCGAGTGGAGCCCCGACGGCTCTCGACTGCTGTTCTCCCAGTCCTCGACCGTCGAGGATCGTGAGGAGGGGCGCGATTTCGCCGTCGATCCCGAGTACGAGCCCGAGGCACCCGATCCTCGGGTGATCGATCGACTCGTCTATCGGGCCGCCCAGCGGTATATGGACGGCCGCCGAAGCCACGTCTACACCCTCGACGTCGCGACGGCGCTCGAGAACGGGGTCGTTACCGAGGGGGACAACGAGGCGATGGAACGACTCACCGACGGCGACACTGATTACGTTGCACCGACGTGGGGCGACGACGACACCATCTACTACGCGACCAAACGCGGCGAGGAACCCGACGACTCGATCGAGTTCGAGATCCTGGCCCACGACCTCCCGTCCGGCGACGTCGAGTCGGTCGTCGAGACGCGGGGCTGGATCGCCTCGCTCGAGGGGACGACCGACGGTCGAATCGCCTACCCCTGGACGCCCGAGGAGGGGTTTACGCTTCGCCAAACCGAGCTTAAGGTGTTCGATCGGCAGGACGACTCGGAGCGAACGGTCACCGCCGACCTCGATCGCACGATCGGCTTTGGCGGCTACGAGTGGGATCCGGACGAGGAGACCCTCTACTTCGGGACGCCCGACGAGGGGACGGTCGCGCTCTGGTCGGTTCCCGGCGACGCGAGCGAGGAACCGAGGCGCGTTCTCGGCGACGCCACCCTCGAGGGCTTTTCGGTGGGCGAGCACGCCGTCGCGTTCGTCCAGAGCGAGTGGGATCACCCCGGCGACGTGTTCGTCTCCACGCGCGGCGGCAACGAGGCCACCCGACTGACACGGGTCAACGCCGACTACCTCGAGGATCGAGCCGTCGCCCAGCCCGAGGAGCTGTGGTACGAGAGCGAGCAGGGGCCGGTACAGGGCTGGCTGTTGATGCCGCCGGAGTTTGGGGGCGAGGCGCCACGCGCCTCGGAGTCGTCGAGCGGGCAGCGCCCGGGAGACCCCGAGGAAACGTATCCGCTGGTCGTCGAGATTCACGGCGGCCCCCACTCCCAGTGGACGACGAGCGGCACGATGTGGCACGAGTTCCAGAGCCTCGCCGCCGCCGGGTATGCCGTCTTCTGGTCGAATCCACGCGGTTCGGTTGGCTACGGCGAAGAGTACGCTGCGGCGATCGAACGCGACTGGGGAGACGTGACGCTGACCGACATCCTCGCTGGCGTCGACCTCGTCTGCGAGCGCGAGTACATCGACGCCGACGAGCAGTACGTTACCGGCGGGAGCTTCGGCGGGTTCATGACCGCCTGGACGGTCGGCCAGACCGACCGCTTCGGTGCCGCGGTCAGCCAGCGTGGTGTCTACGACTTCACCAGCTTCTACGGCTCGACGGACGCCTTCAAACTGGTCGAGGGCGACTACGGCGTCACGCCGTGGGAGGATCCCGACTTCCTCTGGGAGCAGTCCCCGGTCGCCCACGTCCCGAACGTGACCACGCCGACGCTGCTGATTCACTCCGACCAGGATTATCGGACGCCCGCCAACACGGCCGAACTGTTCTACCTCGGGTTGAAAAAACACGGCGTCGACACCCGGATGGTGCGCTACCCTCGAGAGGGCCACGAACTCTCCCGCTCGGGCGAACCAGGCCACATGGTCGACCGAATCGAACGCATCGTCCGCTGGTTCGACGGCTACTCGACGTACACCGAGGCGTCGCCAGCGCTCGAACGAGACCCGAACGAGGGACTCACGGCGGGCAGCGACGAGAACGGGGAGGAGGAGGACGACGCTGACGGTGACGACGATTCCCAGGCCGACTGA
- a CDS encoding DNA polymerase sliding clamp translates to MFKAIVSAETLTSALDSVSVLVDECKIHLEEEGLSIRAVDPANVGMVDLSLEAAAFESYEADGGLIGVDLSRLEDIAGMAESGQLIQLELDEETRKLHIQIDGLEYTLALIDPDSIRQEPDIPDLDLPARVVLEGKDVNRSVKAADMVSDHIALGVDDADEFFYVNAEGDTDDVHLELTSDDLIDLQVGPAHSLFSLDYLKDMNKAIPGDTEVTLDLGEEFPIKLYFGFAEGQGQVTYMLAPRIQSD, encoded by the coding sequence ATGTTCAAGGCCATCGTGAGCGCGGAAACGCTCACCAGCGCGCTCGACTCCGTCAGCGTGCTGGTCGACGAGTGTAAGATCCACCTCGAGGAGGAGGGACTCTCCATTCGGGCCGTCGACCCCGCCAACGTCGGCATGGTCGACCTCTCGCTCGAGGCGGCCGCGTTCGAATCCTACGAAGCCGACGGCGGCCTGATCGGCGTCGACCTCTCCCGACTCGAGGACATCGCCGGCATGGCCGAATCCGGCCAGCTCATCCAGCTCGAACTCGACGAAGAGACCCGCAAACTGCACATCCAGATCGACGGACTCGAGTACACTCTGGCGCTGATCGATCCCGACTCGATCCGCCAGGAGCCCGACATCCCGGATCTCGACCTGCCCGCACGGGTCGTCCTCGAGGGGAAGGACGTCAACCGTTCGGTGAAGGCGGCCGACATGGTGAGCGATCACATCGCGCTGGGCGTCGACGACGCCGACGAGTTCTTCTACGTCAACGCGGAGGGGGACACCGACGACGTCCACCTCGAGCTCACGAGCGACGACCTGATCGACCTGCAGGTGGGCCCGGCCCACTCGCTGTTCTCGCTGGATTACCTGAAGGACATGAACAAGGCGATCCCCGGCGATACGGAGGTCACCCTCGACCTGGGCGAGGAGTTCCCCATCAAGCTCTACTTCGGCTTCGCTGAGGGGCAGGGACAGGTTACCTACATGCTTGCCCCGCGGATTCAGAGCGACTGA
- a CDS encoding DUF1850 domain-containing protein, protein MFHRRRRTLVVALLVLVVASVALVSSAQSEPTRTLVVSDAESGEQLLAVEVDDGTEVTLSYTHSVEKTQVDDVYVVDDDRLRMTRMVFQSHGAGLPSDETVERTDDGFVVERNTTFETLRVTPGAIAGHELIVGGDRFDLVDRSNGPVVIAVDVDDRNVLERVLGDSTSDGRDDHVASGVIHTHTHIHPGHHASTRT, encoded by the coding sequence GTGTTTCACCGCCGGAGACGAACGCTCGTCGTCGCACTCCTCGTTCTCGTCGTGGCCAGCGTCGCGCTCGTCTCGAGTGCGCAATCAGAGCCGACGCGTACGCTCGTCGTTTCCGACGCCGAGTCCGGCGAGCAACTGCTCGCGGTCGAGGTCGACGACGGCACCGAGGTCACGCTGTCGTACACCCACAGCGTCGAGAAAACCCAGGTCGATGACGTCTACGTGGTCGACGACGACCGGCTTCGGATGACGAGAATGGTGTTTCAGTCACACGGCGCTGGCCTGCCGTCGGACGAGACGGTCGAGCGGACTGACGACGGATTCGTCGTCGAGCGGAACACCACCTTCGAGACGTTGCGCGTCACACCGGGGGCGATCGCCGGTCACGAACTGATCGTCGGCGGCGACCGCTTCGATCTCGTCGACCGCTCGAACGGCCCGGTGGTCATCGCCGTCGACGTCGACGATCGGAACGTTCTCGAGCGCGTTCTCGGAGATAGTACCAGCGACGGGCGAGACGATCACGTGGCCAGCGGCGTGATACACACCCATACACATATCCACCCTGGCCACCACGCAAGCACACGAACCTAG